One Sebastes umbrosus isolate fSebUmb1 chromosome 6, fSebUmb1.pri, whole genome shotgun sequence DNA window includes the following coding sequences:
- the sike1 gene encoding suppressor of IKBKE 1: MACTLEKVLGDARTLLERLKEHDTAAEGLIEQSGALNHRVQSMKEVGNALPDKHTEDTSEIHELTKYKPHVLLTQENTQIKELQQENKELWLSLEEHQYALELIMGRYRKQMLQLMMAKKELDTKPVLSLHENHAKEVQNQVERICEMGQVMRRAVQVDDQHYCSVRERLAQLEIENKELRDLLIISKSSVKAAREETSQPAAAAAAAAEAEAAQEQSPQPESCE, from the exons ATGGCCTGCACTTTGGAGAAAGTGTTGGGCGATGCCCGGACCCTTCTGGAGAGGCTGAAAGAGCACGACACGGCGGCCGAGGGACTGATCGAGCAGTCCGGGGCTCTCAACCACAGAGTGCAGAGCATGAAGGAGGTGGGCAATGCCCTTCCAGACAAG caCACAGAAGACACTTCGGAGATTCACGAGCTGACAAAATATAAGCCTCATGTCCTTCTGACTCAGGAAAACACTCAAATCAAGGAACTACAGCAGGAGaataaag AACTGTGGTTATCACTTGAAGAACACCAGTACGCGCTAGAGTTGATCATGGGTCGATACCGCAAGCAGATGCTCCAGCTGATGATGGCAAAGAAGGAGCTGGACACCAAACCTGTTCTCAGCCTCCACGAGAACCACGCAAAG GAAGTGCAGAACCAGGTGGAGCGGATATGCGAGATGGGCCAGGTGATGAGAAGAGCAGTGCAGGTGGATGATCAGCACTACTGCTCTGTTCGAGAGAGGCTCGCTCAACTAGAG ATTGAGAACAAGGAGCTGCGAGACCTCCTGATCATCAGCAAGAGCTCTGTGAAGGCAGCGAGAGAAgaaaccagccagccagcagcagcagcagcagcagcagcagaagcagaagcagcacAAGAACAGTCCCCTCAGCCAGAGTCCTGCGAGTGA
- the micos10 gene encoding MICOS complex subunit MIC10, producing the protein MSEKELGKKWDRCLADGAIKLGTGLGLGIVLSVLFFKRHTWPISFGSGTGLGMAYANCQNDMRSSFLLHRGEKEQ; encoded by the exons ATGTCTGAGAAGGAGCTGGGGAAGAAGTGGGACCGATGCTTGGCAGACGGTGCCATTAAACTCG GCACCGGGCTGGGGTTAGGAATCGTgctttctgttctgttcttcaAAC GGCACACTTGGCCGATTTCATTCGGCTCAGGAACGGGACTCGGCATGGCGTACGCCAACTGTCAGAATGACATGAGGTCCTCGTTTTTGCTGCACAGAGGCGAAAAG GAGCAATAG
- the htr6 gene encoding 5-hydroxytryptamine receptor 6, whose product MADSHLSGSIGSYNSTTTSAWNITGSGPWLLAFMLTVIILMTVCGNMLLIAVVFAHRSLRCTSNCFLVSLFLSDLMVALVVMPPAMLNVLCGAWVLWPAFCPIWLCFDVMCCSASILNLCVISLDRYLFIISPLRYKQRMTPPRALLLVGAAWGLAALASFLPIEMKWHSLGHGSGHSSVPGVSGSNISSYSDTLYPASYFQLSPSGGLSFQCRLRVTLPFALVASVLTFFLPSSAICFTYCRILLAARRQAKRVAALSHPPHPHPSLGEPSRPPSPGVAAGQAHQDGDDCSHQEPPVSQNVPPSVTSERRLAHRQGRRALKASLTLGVLLGLFFSAWLPFFITNMAQAVCECVPHALFDAITWLGYCNSTMNPIIYPLFMRDFKRALGKLLPCCSSQSPRRPSPALSLSLRNSGEPNIASRTPSPLASDPTHPPATATDAVNLLDAEHAGIELPLLLPNQVDTLD is encoded by the exons ATGGCTGACTCTCACTTGTCTGGCTCCATAGGAAGCTACAACAGCACCACCACCAGCGCTTGGAACATCACCGGCAGCGGCCCGTGGTTGCTGGCCTTCATGCTGACTGTCATCATCCTCATGACTGTCTGTGGCAACATGTTGCTTATCGCCGTGGTGTTCGCCCATCGCTCTTTGCGCTGCACCTCAAACTGCTTCCTGGTGTCTCTGTTCCTGTCTGACCTGATGGTGGCCCTGGTGGTCATGCCCCCGGCCATGCTCAACGTCCTGTGCGGGGCCTGGGTGCTGTGGCCGGCCTTTTGCCCCATTTGGCTCTGCTTCGACGTCATGTGCTGCAGCGCGTCCATCCTCAACCTGTGCGTGATCAGCCTGGACCGCTACCTCTTCATCATCTCGCCGCTGCGCTACAAGCAGAGGATGACCCCGCCGCGGGCGTTGCTCCTGGTGGGAGCTGCATGGGGGTTGGCAGCGTTGGCCTCCTTCCTGCCCATTGAGATGAAATGGCACAGCTTAGGCCATGGGAGTGGACACTCATCGGTTCCTGGGGTCAGCGGTAGTAACATCAGCTCTTACTCTGACACACTGTACCCAGCATCCTACTTTCAGCTGTCGCCATCAGGAGGCCTTTCCTTCCAGTGCCGCCTGCGGGTCACCCTGCCCTTTGCCCTGGTGGCGTCTGTGCTCACTTTCTTTTTGCCCTCCAGTGCCATTTGCTTCACTTACTGTCGGATCCTCCTGGCGGCGCGGAGGCAGGCGAAGAGGGTTGCAGCACTGAGCCACCCGCCGCACCCACATCCCTCTCTGGGGGAACCTTCCAGGCCTCCGTCACCTGGGGTTGCAGCAGGGCAAGCTCACCAGGACGGAGATGACTGCAGTCACCAGGAACCGCCTGTGTCACAAAATGTACCG CCGTCAGTGACCAGTGAGCGTCGTCTGGCTCACAGGCAGGGTCGGAGGGCACTGAAGGCCAGTCTGACACTGGGAGTCCTCCTGGGACTCTTCTTCAGTGCTTGGCTCCCCTTTTTCATCACCAACATGGCTCAG GCAGTGTGTGAGTGCGTCCCCCATGCGCTCTTCGACGCCATCACCTGGCTGGGCTACTGCAACAGCACCATGAACCCCATCATCTACCCGCTGTTCATGAGAGACTTCAAGCGAGCTCTGGGGAAGCTTTTGCCCTGCTGTTCCTCGCAGTCCCCCAGAAGACCCTCACCggcgctctccctctctctccgcaACTCAGGAGAGCCCAACATTGCCAGCAGAACCCCCTCTCCGCTGGCCTCTGACCCCACGCACCCGCCTGCCACCGCCACTGATGCCGTCAACCTGCTGGATGCCGAGCATGCTGGCATCGagctgcctctgctgctgcccAACCAGGTCGACACCCTGGATTGA
- the tmco4 gene encoding transmembrane and coiled-coil domain-containing protein 4: MEEKQRSTDTEFTPDPGGAGTTSDVPRDSSPEARISRQLSEQGRFAYAALCGVSLGQLFTGPENSVFREKYLQGLVCWLDLDESVMPVMGAFLSGLGFEGSDTFLSILEAEPLLASGSTPIIQDLVSFSVKDGQYDARSRVLIRHVSFLLRVFPQQLEEFEETLGERLREGGEESEEESSRRLRRERGRKLRRYLLIGLATVGGGTVIGVTGGLAAPLVAAGAGAVLGAGGAAALGSATGIAIIASLFGAAGAGLTGYKMNKRVGAIEEFEFLPLRSGKQLHLTIAVTGWLCGGKYSSFQAPWGSLGECGEQYCLVWESRFLRDLGSAMASLLDGLVSMVAQEALKYTVLSGIVAALTWPASLLAVASVIDNPWCVCLTRSAEVGKHLAQVLRSRQQGKRPVSLIGFSLGARVIYYCLQELANDQGSEGVVEDVVLLGAPVDGSEKAWERMAKVVAGKIVNGYCRGDWLLGFLYRSSVAQLSVAGLQPINIKDRRIINVDLSSVVKGHLDYMRQMDTILVAVGVPTKEVQGASFDLPQPVIITTGTVDIPDQTPDEQQVTETQNQAEEAETITGESERDAKEVAETEEVGDGWDIPDISDLLDSLNDTESDRNNSPLTSEENATNGDTASAVNAPCDGAEEADPDNEHV, translated from the exons atggaggagaaacagagaAGTACGGACACTGAGTTTACTCCAG ATCCAGGGGGGGCAGGAACAACATCAGATGTCCCACGTGACTCCAGCCCAGAGGCAAGGATCAGTAGACAGCTGAGTGAACAGGGTCGGTTTGCTTATGCTGCTCTGTGTGGTGTCTCTCTGGGCCAGCTGTTTACTGGACCTGAGAACAG TGTGTTCAGGGAGAAGTATCTGCAGGGCCTGGTCTGCTGGCTGGACCTGGATGAGTCGGTGATGCCGGTTATGGGGGCTTTCCTGTCGGGCCTGGGCTTCGAAGGCTCCGACACCTTCCTCTCCATCTTAGAGGCCGAACCACTGCTGGCTTCTGGGTCCACCCCCATCATACAG GATCTGGTGTCTTTTTCTGTCAAAGACG GCCAGTATGATGCCAGATCGAGGGTTCTCATCCGTCATGTCAGCTTTCTGCTGCGGGTCTTTCCACAGCAGCTGGAGGAGTTCGAGGAAACATTAGGAGAGAggctgagggaaggaggagaggagagcga AGAGGAGTCCTCTCGGCGgctgaggagagaaagaggacggAAGTTACGACGCTACCTCCTCATTGGACTAGCCACCGTGGGAGGAGGAACTGTGATTG GTGTAACAGGTGGTCTGGCTGCCCCCTTGGTGGCAGCAGGGGCCGGTGCTGTGCTGGGGGccggaggagctgctgctctggGCTCAGCCACTGGCATTGCAATCATAGCCTCCTTATTTGGAGCAGCAGGAGCTGGATTGACGG GCTATAAGATGAATAAGCGTGTCGGGGCGATAgaggaatttgaattcctgccACTGAGATCTGGGAAGCAACTTCACCTGACCATCGCAGTGACAGGTTGGCTCTGCGGTGGTAAATACA GTTCGTTCCAGGCCCCGTGGGGCAGCCTGGGCGAGTGCGGGGAACAGTACTGCCTGGTGTGGGAGTCCCGTTTCCTCAGGGATCTGGGCTCGGCCATGGCCTCTCTGTTGGATGGGCTGGTCAGCATGGTGGCCCAGGAGGCGCTCAAGTACACGGTGCTCTCAG GCATCGTGGCGGCTCTGACGTGGCCTGCGTCTTTGCTGGCAGTAGCCAGCGTCATCGACAACCCCTGGTGTGTTTGTCTGACCCGCTCAGCTGAGGTGGGGAAACACCTGGCGCAGGTCTTGAGAAGCAGACAGCAG GGGAAGCGGCCTGTCAGCCTCATAGGTTTCAGTCTTGGGGCCAGAGTTATCTACTACTGCCTACAGGAGCTGGCCAATGACCAAG GTAGTGAAGGAGTGGTGGAGGATGTAGTCCTCTTGGGGGCCCCTGTGGACGGCTCTGAAAAGGCCTGGGAGAGGATGGCCAAGGTAGTTGCTGGAAAAATAGTCAACGGCTACTGCAG AGGGGACTGGCTGCTGGGGTTCTTGTACCGAAGTTCAGTTGCACAGCTGTCTGTTGCTGGGCTACAGCCAATCAACATCAAGGATCGGCGTATAATCAATGTGGATCTTTCCTCCGTG GTGAAAGGTCACTTGGACTACATGCGGCAGATGGACACCATCTTGGTGGCAGTAGGAGTTCCCACCAAAGAAGTCCAAGGAGCCTCCTTTGATCTTCCTCAGCCTGTAATTATTACAACGGGGACAGTGGACATCCCTGACCAAACCCCCGATGAGCAACAAGTGACTGAGACACAAAACCAAGCTGAGGAGGCTGAGACTATTACGGGAGAAAGTGAAAGAGACGCGAAAGAGGtggcagagacagaggaggtgGGTGACGGTTGGGATATCCCTGATATTTCAGACCTGCTGGACTCATTAAATGACACAGAATCAGACAGGAACAATTCACCACTTACTTCTGAGGAGAATGCGACTAACGGGGACACAGCATCTGCTGTTAACGCCCCGTGTGACGGCGCAGAGGAGGCCGACCCTGACAACGAACACGTATGA